A section of the Humulus lupulus chromosome 2, drHumLupu1.1, whole genome shotgun sequence genome encodes:
- the LOC133818384 gene encoding OBERON-like protein translates to MGTSSGSDIHHHPSSKMLPPRQQPRPGGLQTSLSLVSSDARLSPEEPRSNSDQIRESPTESASSRDTWPTADLVTAKKMENGKAENDCPEQSVIRRVSSADKITLRDIASDRVDIISDKMHHLPDEFLEEVKNNLRVILDGNGGSQHREEFFNLQKHVQSRSDLTAKTLIRAHRVQLEILVAINTGILAFLHPNVSLSQTALIEIFVYKRCRNIACQNQLPADECTCEICTNRNGFCNLCMCAICNKFDFEVNTCRWIGCDLCSHWTHTDCAIRDGQICMGPVKNGAGPTEMLFRCRACNRTSELLGWVKDVFQHCAPAWERDALTRELDFVSRIFHGSEDPRGQKLFWKCEELKGKLKNGHVDSTAACHAILMFFQELEVDSPKSLENGEGGRLIAPQEACNRIAEVVQEAIRKMEMVAEEKMRMYKKARSAVEACDRELQDKAKEVAELKLERQNKKLQIEELEKIVRLKHAEADMFQHKANEAKREAERLQRIALAKSDKSEEEYATSYLKQRMSEAEAEKQYLLEKMKLQESSRTSQSSAGGGDPSQMIMYSKMHDLLYSGAPKSESLSNERHPFRKNP, encoded by the exons ATGGGTACATCGTCTGGCTCTGACATCCATCACCACCCATCATCAAAAATGTTGCCCCCACGCCAGCAGCCTCGTCCTGGAGGTTTGCAAACCTCATTATCCCTTGTCTCTTCGGATGCCCGACTGTCCCCTGAGGAACCCAGATCAAATTCTGATCAAATTCGTGAGTCCCCAACTGAAAGTGCCAGTTCTCGTGATACGTGGCCCACTGCTGATTTAGTTACGGCAAAGAAGATGGAGAATGGAAAAGCAGAAAATGATTGCCCAGAACAGTCAGTCATTCGCCGTGTTTCGAGTGCAGATAAGATAACTCTTCGGGACATAGCAAGTGATAGGGTTGACATAATATCTGATAAGATGCATCATCTGCCTGATGAGTTTCTAGAAGAAGTAAAGAACAATCTCCGAGTTATCCTTGATGGGAATGGTGGCTCTCAGCATAGAGAGGAATTTTTTAATTTGCAGAAGCATGTTCAAAGTAGGTCTGATTTAACAGCTAAGACATTAATTAGAGCACACAGGGTACAACTTGAAATCCTAGTTGCAATAAACACTGGGATTCTAGCATTTTTGCATCCAAATGTCAGTCTTTCTCAGACCGCTCTCATtgaaatttttgtttataaaagATGCCGAAACATAGCATGCCAAAACCAGCTCCCGGCTGATGAATGTACCTGTGAAATTTGTACCAACAGAAACGGCTTCTGTAATCTTTGCATGTGTGCAATCTGTAACAAGTTTGATTTTGAGGTGAATACTTGTCGTTGGATTGGCTGTGATCTATGTTCTCACTGGACCCACACGGACTGTGCTATTCGTGATGGACAAATATGCATGGGTCCTGTTAAAAATGGGGCAGGCCCAACTGAAATGCTCTTCAGATGCCGAGCTTGTAATCGGACATCAGAGCTGTTAGGTTGGGTCAAAGATGTTTTTCAACACTGTGCACCTGCTTGGGAACGTGATGCTCTAACCAGGGAACTTGACTTTGTAAGTAGAATCTTTCATGGAAGCGAAGACCCTCGAGGACAGAAACTCTTTTGGAAGTGTGAGGAACTTAAAGGGAAACTAAAGAATGGTCATGTGGATTCAACAGCAGCTTGCCATGCCATATTGATGTTTTTCCAAG AGCTTGAAGTGGACTCCCCAAAGAGCTTGGAAAATGGGGAAGGTGGACGGTTGATAGCCCCTCAGGAAGCTTGTAATCGAATTGCGGAAGTGGTGCAGGAGGCCATAAGAAAGATGGAAATGGTTGCTGAGGAGAAGATGCGAATGTATAAGAAAGCACGTTCGGCAGTTGAGGCTTGTGACCGCGAACTCCAGGACAAGGCTAAGGAAGTTGCAGAGCTAAAATTGGAGAGGCAAAATAAGAAGCTGCAAATTGAAGAGCTAGAGAAAATTGTAAGGCTTAAGCACGCAGAAGCTGATATGTTCCAGCACAAGGCAAATGAGGCAAAGCGGGAAGCTGAGAGGCTCCAGAGGATTGCTCTTGCAAAGTCGGACAAATCAGAGGAAGAATATGCTACCAGTTACCTTAAACAACGCATGAGTGAGGCAGAAGCTGAGAAACAGTATCtgttggagaagatgaagcttcAAGAGAGCTCTCGAACATCTCAAAGCAGCGCTGGTGGAGGTGACCCTTCTCAGATGATTATGTATTCCAAAATGCACGATCTTCTATACAGTGGCGCTCCAAAGTCGGAGTCTCTCTCAAACGAACGCCATCCATTCAGGAAGAATCCCTGA